The proteins below are encoded in one region of Sphingobium yanoikuyae:
- the traN gene encoding conjugal transfer protein TraN, with protein sequence MIGCVTNRYRRLDPRGAALALVLGLGVTLACPSAAHAQQICAADLNNNGDAADEGEQASCLGTTSGAWLCPIQEVDCVANATGQYSCPVGPQYACLVKSTGGTPSCSPNQCADLATNPVVEEPPIDDPGTEPNGGIDADGNCMGTIEIFSGRGVRCRPAGLSTTFSNCCKDKGKIVKDGMGSSISSVGTKIAVAKGVFTGMKAAYTAFKAGATASQAASSGANALIVGLDPTSIAISLAINFMIDFLFSGCDQQDMETAMLDSSGMCHFIGSYCTSSFLGICLQKAHGECCFNTKLGRIIQEQGRPQLKSFNGNLWGTAKKPMCRGFTPEEFQALDFSKIDLSEYYADIEARAQSDIQIDMGERVNAYLKAINP encoded by the coding sequence ATGATCGGCTGCGTCACCAACCGATACCGGCGTCTCGATCCGCGCGGCGCCGCGCTTGCGCTGGTGCTTGGCCTGGGGGTTACCCTCGCCTGCCCGAGTGCCGCCCACGCGCAGCAGATCTGTGCCGCCGATCTCAACAATAATGGTGATGCGGCCGACGAAGGAGAGCAGGCAAGCTGCCTCGGCACCACCAGCGGAGCATGGCTCTGTCCCATTCAGGAGGTCGATTGTGTCGCCAATGCCACGGGTCAGTATAGCTGCCCGGTTGGCCCGCAATATGCCTGTCTCGTCAAGAGCACCGGCGGTACACCATCCTGTTCGCCCAATCAGTGCGCCGACCTTGCGACCAATCCCGTCGTCGAAGAACCGCCGATAGACGATCCTGGCACCGAGCCCAATGGCGGCATCGATGCCGACGGCAATTGCATGGGGACCATCGAGATCTTCTCAGGCCGCGGCGTGCGCTGCCGCCCCGCCGGGCTTTCGACCACCTTCTCCAATTGCTGCAAGGACAAGGGCAAAATCGTGAAGGACGGGATGGGATCGTCCATCTCGTCGGTCGGCACCAAGATTGCGGTGGCCAAAGGCGTGTTCACCGGCATGAAGGCCGCCTACACCGCGTTCAAGGCCGGGGCGACCGCAAGCCAGGCGGCCAGTTCTGGCGCCAATGCGTTGATCGTCGGACTCGACCCGACTTCGATCGCGATCAGCCTCGCGATCAATTTCATGATCGATTTCCTGTTCTCGGGCTGCGACCAGCAGGACATGGAAACGGCGATGCTCGACAGTTCGGGCATGTGCCATTTCATCGGCAGCTACTGCACGTCCTCCTTCCTCGGCATTTGCCTTCAAAAGGCACATGGTGAGTGCTGCTTCAACACCAAGCTCGGTCGGATCATCCAGGAACAGGGCCGTCCCCAGCTTAAAAGCTTCAACGGCAACCTCTGGGGCACCGCCAAGAAGCCGATGTGCCGCGGCTTTACGCCCGAAGAGTTCCAGGCGCTCGATTTCAGCAAGATCGATCTCTCCGAATATTATGCCGACATCGAGGCCCGCGCCCAATCCGACATCCAGATAGACATGGGGGAGCGCGTCAATGCGTATCTCAAAGCCATCAATCCATAG
- a CDS encoding GNAT family N-acetyltransferase → MNADHEVVAFDNGRHASLNEWLVERALASEGASARTYVVCDAERSRQVVGYYTITTAMEERAALPSAKLRKGMPDKVPLLLIARLAVASGFQGLGLGADLLADALRRCAAASEIAGARAVIVHAIDDDAVAFYARHGFIASPLGERVLLMPIEAVRAVQG, encoded by the coding sequence TTGAACGCCGATCACGAGGTCGTCGCGTTCGATAACGGGCGTCATGCCTCGCTGAATGAGTGGCTCGTTGAGCGCGCCCTTGCCAGTGAAGGCGCCTCGGCCCGTACCTATGTGGTCTGCGATGCCGAGCGGTCCCGTCAGGTGGTCGGCTATTATACGATCACGACCGCTATGGAGGAGCGGGCTGCGCTGCCCAGCGCAAAGCTGAGAAAGGGCATGCCGGACAAGGTGCCTCTGCTGCTGATCGCGAGGCTGGCCGTCGCTTCCGGCTTCCAGGGGCTCGGCCTTGGCGCCGATCTGCTTGCTGATGCGCTCCGCCGTTGTGCGGCCGCCTCCGAGATCGCCGGCGCTCGGGCGGTCATCGTGCATGCGATCGACGATGACGCGGTAGCCTTCTACGCGCGGCATGGTTTCATCGCGTCGCCGCTGGGAGAGCGCGTTTTGCTCATGCCCATCGAAGCGGTTCGGGCCGTGCAAGGCTAA
- a CDS encoding type-F conjugative transfer system pilin assembly protein TrbC, with amino-acid sequence MRISKPSIHSACIALLMGAATAALAQDSNRQSAADQGQASMDRLESAVARSKDAAGRMPDPTLPRTDDPANRRRAFEGLRNRISAPDMEARARAAQARGQASLAAERERQAKALRQALGLEPAEEQALAKAAPAVTAKGWVPVLFVSSSMPISTLRNYAVQLERVHGVMAFRGVPGGLRKMGPMAKLTAQILRLDPGCEGPNCVMRNVQLIIDPIVFRQHGIAQVPALAMIPGDPTQAYCERDDDSPRAAHVVFGDSALSGMFDEYARLGGKEEVSHAQALLADH; translated from the coding sequence ATGCGTATCTCAAAGCCATCAATCCATAGCGCCTGCATTGCCCTGCTGATGGGTGCGGCAACTGCCGCGCTTGCGCAAGACAGTAACCGGCAATCCGCCGCCGATCAGGGCCAGGCCAGCATGGACCGGCTCGAAAGCGCCGTCGCGCGCAGCAAGGATGCAGCAGGGCGAATGCCTGATCCCACCCTTCCACGGACGGACGATCCGGCAAACCGCCGACGCGCGTTCGAGGGGCTGCGGAACCGCATTTCCGCGCCTGACATGGAAGCCCGTGCTCGCGCGGCGCAGGCTCGTGGGCAAGCAAGCCTTGCGGCTGAGCGGGAGCGGCAGGCCAAGGCATTGCGCCAGGCGCTGGGGCTCGAGCCCGCTGAGGAACAGGCGCTCGCCAAGGCCGCACCGGCGGTGACCGCCAAAGGCTGGGTGCCGGTCCTGTTCGTCTCCTCTTCGATGCCGATCTCGACGCTGCGCAACTATGCTGTCCAGCTCGAGCGGGTGCACGGCGTCATGGCGTTTCGCGGCGTGCCGGGCGGACTTCGGAAGATGGGACCGATGGCGAAGCTGACGGCCCAGATCCTGCGGCTCGATCCGGGTTGCGAGGGGCCGAACTGCGTCATGCGCAATGTCCAACTCATCATCGACCCGATTGTGTTCCGGCAGCACGGCATCGCCCAGGTCCCCGCGCTCGCGATGATCCCGGGCGATCCAACCCAAGCGTATTGCGAGCGCGACGATGACAGCCCTCGTGCGGCCCATGTCGTGTTCGGCGACAGCGCGCTCTCTGGAATGTTCGACGAATATGCCCGCCTCGGCGGGAAGGAGGAGGTAAGCCATGCTCAGGCTCTTCTGGCTGATCACTAG
- a CDS encoding S26 family signal peptidase: protein MLRLFWLITRWIADLCARLRRLPRKAAMALGAPGPDQPARPDRLWRAMLVVSPLALFAALVMPQVTLVMSPSIEAYAVRKSPGPIARGDYVMFTLHHPIAGPKPVSVTKHALCLPGDRLTMFETPSPLAANSWDGHYYCNGRLLGVSLPKAHNGLKLIHMKWSGVIPAGMAYVGSTHPRGFDSRYFGLLPIVNLIRMERIL, encoded by the coding sequence ATGCTCAGGCTCTTCTGGCTGATCACTAGGTGGATCGCCGACCTCTGCGCGCGCCTGCGCCGATTGCCGCGCAAGGCGGCGATGGCGCTGGGTGCGCCCGGTCCGGATCAGCCAGCCCGTCCTGACCGGTTGTGGCGGGCCATGCTTGTGGTGTCGCCGCTCGCGTTGTTCGCAGCGCTGGTCATGCCGCAGGTCACGTTGGTCATGTCGCCATCGATCGAAGCCTATGCTGTGCGCAAGAGCCCCGGACCGATCGCCCGGGGCGACTATGTGATGTTCACGCTCCATCACCCGATTGCCGGCCCAAAGCCTGTCTCCGTCACCAAGCATGCGCTTTGCTTGCCCGGCGACCGGCTCACCATGTTCGAGACGCCTTCCCCGCTCGCGGCGAACAGCTGGGACGGCCATTATTACTGCAATGGGCGGCTGCTCGGCGTCAGCTTGCCCAAGGCCCATAACGGGCTGAAGCTCATCCATATGAAATGGAGCGGCGTCATCCCCGCCGGGATGGCCTATGTTGGCTCGACGCATCCGCGCGGGTTCGACAGCCGCTATTTCGGGCTGTTGCCGATCGTGAACCTGATTCGGATGGAGCGTATCCTGTGA